A window of Esox lucius isolate fEsoLuc1 chromosome 18, fEsoLuc1.pri, whole genome shotgun sequence contains these coding sequences:
- the LOC117593302 gene encoding uncharacterized protein LOC117593302, whose protein sequence is MGEVSAGRSSHQGDPRLETKPLSGTGGEKSQNQKGTLSSPTVPSGLKPVKTEDHSYTPVLCTNTPGPRSNLDQKKPSLTQSKVLKSDPRSAKADSPRATEPNELTCDEQMLSDESDSDRVGERGEVGEGLPLWSPESFSRFATLHPDIKVEESDSDDSSDDSDSDSEESASEEEEEAIDIETVERKHGIAIAKMRAAVKHTQKNYEDDKTVTKPKEKRRRDKREEAGSGSGDRGVLKSRTLTERLRRGEHQKLFTRLKQVLFMEEMDPKVSKLHLLSQALKEIRTLSVDSASLEEKKRMLMEIQSAYVKEIAYMSGKPEQLIKAKLTEIWEKKRALAAQRRAAVPPTSKPSTSATISSTPSPNTLTAASQVPRASCLSPTGAASGTVKPVAAVLRTKSGKIILPASMLPPSMLHASRPGRAVYKLKVVKRSLTPTPSSSSTSLANDHVVASESAEEKDSAPPTIHPSQPLSQTHDQLPSVSVLNDQGRTSGESQQPSDGPAEENPEVGNEEPQAPDFNGSMDEETLTVKDSRPTAKKKSLINKKTIKRISGMKCPLVEIAPINSAIWRPLEEPQVGGESDPNGWGLSLTKEEAARLVKAVSDHKGIVATRKSKDSLVQHKGSKSSATSKAEGSSAKNKKDCTPPQKEEDGTVSRQEGEVPDMQKVEDSLNAPKENDLSNAERAEGGSATSKETGGATQEAAGGAATQGGAATQGGSPGGFEIPLVKRKRGRPRSAVKTPAAEHTATSLATRGRPPKVPRVGIDSPAATTEASPADERQGARSNSTPTSRPGCSPVKRAAGSPATRGRPPKLRKAGDCPSPAPVARAGLSPGRSTRAGGSPVVKTEGGVVKPPRGESPAKATRTAVYNPAPTSKGSPGNIPQGVGRSGTRPVTRAVTVKDSGIGKRTMRSDKS, encoded by the exons ATGGGTGAGGTGTCCGCAGGCAGATCTTCACATCAAGGAGATCCCCGGCTGGAGACTAAACCTTTATCCGGGACTGGAGGGGAGAAGTCCCAGAACCAGAAAGGGACCTTGTCTTCTCCGACCGTACCATCAGGCTTGAAGCCAGTTAAAACAGAAGACCACTCCTACACCCCAGTGTTATGTACCAACACACCCGGCCCCAGGTCAAACCTAGACCAGAAGAAACCGAGTCTGACCCAGTCAAAGGTCCTGAAATCTGACCCTAGATCAGCCAAAGCTGACTCCCCTCGTGCCACAGAGCCCAACGAGCTGACCTGTGATGAGCAGATGCTGTCGGATGAGAGTGATTCCGATagggtgggggagaggggcGAGGTGGGCGAGGGCTTGCCACTTTGGAGTCCAGAATCGTTCAGTCGGTTTGCAACTCTCCACCCTGACATTAAGGTCGAGGAGTCCGATTCAGACGACTCGTCGGACGACTCCGATTCGGACAGCGAAGAAAGTGCCTCG gaggaagaggaggaagccATCGACATCGAGACAGTGGAGAGGAAACATGGAATCGCCATCGCCAAGATGAGAGCCGCGGTCAAACACACCCA AAAAAATTATGAGGATGACAAAACCGTGACAAAACCAAAAGAAAAG CGCCGGAGAGATAAGCGAGAGGAGGCGGGTTCGGGGTCCGGCGATAGAGGGGTCCTCAAGAGCCGAACCCTGACGGAGAGGCTGCGTCGTGGCGAGCACCAGAAACTCTTCACCAGACTTAAGCAAGTGCTGTTCATGGAGGAGATGGACCCCAAGGTCTCCAAGCTTCACCTCCTCTCACAG GCTCTGAAGGAGATTCGTACCCTGTCTGTGGACTCAGCATCTctggaggagaagaagaggatgCTTATGGAGATCCAGTCTGCCTACGTCAAGGAGATCGCATATATGTCTG GGAAACCAGAGCAGCTGATCAAGGCCAAGCTGACCGAGATCTGGGAGAAGAAGAGGGCTTTGGCAGCCCAGAGGAGAGCAGCTGTCCCCCCTACATCCAAGCCCTCCACCTCCGCTACCATCTCCTCCACACCCAGTCCCAACACCCTGACAG CAGCATCCCAGGTGCCTCGGGCTAGCTGTCTGAGTCCGACAGGGGCAGCAAGCGGCACTGTGAAACCGGTGGCTGCCGTTCTGCGCACGAAGAGCGGCAAGATCATCCTTCCCGCCTCCATGCTTCCCCCTTCCATGCTTCATGCTTCCAGACCAG GAAGAGCGGTCTACAAACTGAAGGTTGTGAAGAGGTCACTGacacccaccccctcctccagctccacctCCCTGGCAAATGACCACGTTGTGGCGAGCGAGAGTGCCGAGGAAAAGGACTCCGCACCCCCGACCATTCATCCCTCACAGCCCCTCTCTCAGACCCATGACCAACTGCCCTCCGTGTCAGTCTTAAACGACCAGGGGAGAACGTCAGGGGAGTCCCAGCAGCCCTCAGACGGCCCAGCAGAGGAGAACCCAGAGGTGGGTAATGAGGAGCCTCAGGCCCCTGACTTTAATGGGTCCATGGACGAAGAGACTCTCACGGTGAAGGACAGTCGCCCAACTGCCAAAAAGAAGTCCCTGATCAATAAAAAGACAATCAAGAGGATTTCTGGTATGAAGTGTCCCCTTGTGGAGATCGCGCCTATAAACAGTGCCATCTGGAGGCCACTGGAGGAACCGCAGGTAGGGGGTGAGAGTGACCCAAATGGCTGGGGCCTGTCGCTGACCAAGGAAGAGGCAGCGAGGCTGGTGAAGGCCGTCTCTGATCACAAGGGCATAGTGGCGACCAGGAAATCCAAGGATAGCCTGGTCCAACACAAAGGAAGTAAAAGCTCTGCGACCTCGAAGGCTGAAGGTAGCTcggcaaaaaacaaaaaggattGCACACCACCACAAAAAGAAGAGGATGGCACAGTCTCCCGGCAAGAAGGCGAGGTTCCAGACATGCAGAAAGTAGAGGATAGCTTGAACGCACCGAAGGAAAATGACCTGTCAAATGCAGAGAGGGCCGAGGGGGGCTCTGCAACATCAAAGGAAACAGGTGGTGCGACGCAGGAGGCAGCAGGAGGTGCGGCCACACAGGGAGGCGCGGCCACACAGGGAGGCTCGCCGGGTGGCTTTGAGATTCCACTTGTGAAGAGAAAACGAGGGCGGCCACGATCGGCAGTCAAAACACCAGCAGCCGAACACACCGCAACCAGCCTTGCCACGAGGGGTCGGCCCCCTAAAGTCCCACGCGTTGGCATCGATAGCCCCGCGGCAACCACTGAGGCTAGCCCGGCCGACGAAAGGCAAGGCGCACGCAGCAACTCCACCCCCACTTCTCGACCTGGGTGTAGCCCCGTGAAGAGAGCTGCAGGTAGCCCCGCTACCCGGGGCAGGCCACCCAAACTACGGAAAGCTGGAGACTGCCCCAGCCCGGCCCCAGTAGCTCGGGCCGGGTTAAGCCCGGGGAGATCGACACGCGCCGGGGGCAGCCCCGTGGTGAAGACTGAGGGTGGCGTAGTCAAACCACCGCGAGGAGAAAGCCCTGCCAAGGCCACCCGAACTGCGGTTTATAACCCTGCACCAACAAGTAAAGGAAGCCCGGGTAACATCCCACAGGGTGTGGGTCGATCCGGAACCAGGCCTGTGACCCGCGCTGTGACTGTGAAGGACTCAGGCATTGGGAAGAGGACAATGAGGTCTGACAAGTCCTAG